Proteins found in one Ctenopharyngodon idella isolate HZGC_01 chromosome 16, HZGC01, whole genome shotgun sequence genomic segment:
- the rpp25l gene encoding ribonuclease P protein subunit p25-like protein yields MENYRKARTVEQPCPCPFPNLPSNTPEVRVKDGSKVRNLMRFALSRMEEKAPSADNPGTNEGSEVSVGSGENLSRQIVFTGVGQSVAKAITCVEILKRRVHGLHQHTKLAYRTVQEVWEPLEPEAGLDSLTVSRNVPSVWVLLSKDSLDSNQPGYQAPGSFDAFWAQALKEEAATLRHEQRRKRGGTGTGRAEGAGRGKGPRKQLGRPGGTRKPLGHAGGGQ; encoded by the coding sequence ATGGAGAACTACAGAAAAGCACGCACAGTTGAGCAGCCCTGCCCGTGTCCGTTCCCCAACCTGCCCAGCAACACTCCTGAAGTTCGAGTGAAGGATGGCAGCAAAGTCCGCAACCTGATGAGGTTTGCTTTAAGCCGTATGGAGGAGAAAGCACCTTCAGCAGATAATCCAGGCACCAATGAAGGGTCAGAGGTGAGCGTTGGGTCGGGGGAGAATCTGAGCCGCCAAATCGTGTTCACAGGTGTGGGTCAGAGCGTAGCTAAAGCCATCACGTGCGTGGAGATCCTGAAACGTCGTGTTCACGGACTACATCAGCATACCAAGCTGGCTTACCGCACAGTTCAGGAGGTCTGGGAGCCCCTGGAGCCTGAGGCTGGGTTGGACAGTCTCACAGTCAGCAGAAATGTACCTAGTGTATGGGTTCTGCTCTCCAAAGACTCACTTGATAGTAACCAGCCGGGCTACCAAGCGCCAGGTTCATTTGATGCCTTTTGGGCTCAGGCTCTCAAAGAGGAAGCGGCAACCCTGAGACATGAACAGAGAAGAAAGAGGGGAGGAACAGGGACTGGAAGGGCAGAAGGGGCTGGCAGAGGAAAGGGTCCACGCAAGCAACTGGGCCGACCTGGAGGAACACGTAAACCTTTAGGTCATGCAGGGGGTGGTCAGTAA
- the LOC127497487 gene encoding uncharacterized protein LOC127497487, with translation MLTVLLTILMFSQGLSMDSRGTSFITAFPENIAVYYKKTINLLKITTLHPNTMVNVTSIASGIVDTKERISNGTILTVNLTKEDEEYQFVSSNKSFRIASDKNITVLSVSGWEGRFQSHVVQPEQNLGTVYQVPALNYTMIATSFRLMIINAMDKVNNVTIKQFDERGQSQADSITLGPYKLFQIQINGTVREINATDKVAVLLTHPCFDSKNCSCNMVVNQLKPPVTDDEKILARFLVPPIFSAKQLLATTNQPFKICQGLFTNRNCILVQNSTDILSLFPNFTNTSSVISTNMHISLQLIGPGLILDLIPTSMFSGCYLLGFNSSHSGALVIANKSSTDGVQINDQPLPSDIKWNVLNGTEYSWALVEAQEIGTIWHPTSKIGVYMIERLESNNIYGSPAIAINMDPDRNGCLVTPEMFVLGKDEMSWFVSHNYCLENADQLVRFVAKDTLDKMASNMTQQEPTEGWIGLRRGLYTAEWYWKNEDNFPSTVNFTYWEDGQPEKPEKGLCASVSLDPKKKFMWKSARCCSKKKPVCYNTPKYLTYRDTAIL, from the exons ATGTTGACTGTTCTGTTGACCATTTTAATGTTTAGTCAAG GGCTTTCAATGGACAGTCGTGGGACAAGTTTCATCACTGCATTCCCTGAGaatattgctgtttattataaaaagacCATTAACCTACTCAAAATCACCACCCTCCACCCAAACACTATGGTCAATGTCACCTCTATAGCCAGCGGCATCGTTGACACCAAAGAACGCATCAGCAATGGGACCATTTTAACAGTGAATTTGACAAAAGAGGATGAAGAATACCAGTTTGTATCTTCCAATAAGTCTTTTCGAATCGCCAGTGATAAAAACATCACAGTTCTTTCTGTGAGTGGATGGGAGGGGAGATTCCAGTCTCATGTTGTCCAGCCTGAACAAAATCTCGGAACGGTGTATCAAGTCCCCGCTCTGAATTACACCATGATAGCCACGTCCTTTAGGCTGATGATTATCAATGCAATGGACAAAGTCAACAATGTCACCATCAAACAGTTTGACGAAAGAGGTCAGAGCCAGGCAGATAGCATAACGCTCGGTCCTTACAAGCTTTTCCAGATTCAGATTAATGGGACGGTGAGAGAAATAAATGCTACGGACAAAGTGGCTGTACTTCTGACCCATCCGTGCTTTGACAGCAAAAACTGCTCCTGCAACATGGTGGTGAACCAGCTCAAACCCCCAGTGACTGACGATGAAAAGATTCTAGCCAGATTCCTTGTGCCCCCTATCTTCAGTGCCAAACAGCTACTTGCGACAACAAATCAACCCTTCAAAATCTGTCAGGGTTTATTTACTAATCGTAATTGTATTTTGGTGCAAAATTCTACCGACATCCTGTCATTATTCCCAAATTTTACAAACACATCCTCGGTTATTTCTACCAACATGCATATTTCCCTCCAACTAATCGGTCCTGGACTCATTCTAGACCTCATTCCAACAAGCATGTTTTCTGGCTGCTATCTGTTAGGTTTTAATTCCTCACACAGTGGGGCTTTGGTGATTGCTAATAAATCCAGCACTGATGGTGTGCAAATAAATGATCAGCCTTTGCCTTCAGACATTAAATGGAACGTTCTGAATGGCACAGAGTACTCTTGGGCTCTGGTGGAGGCACAAGAGATAGGCACTATCTGGCATCCTACTTCAAAGATTGGTGTATATATGATAGAACGCTTGGAGTCCAACAATATCTATGGGAGCCCAGCAATAGCTATAAATATGGACCCag atcGTAATGGTTGTCTGGTGACTCCGGAGATGTTTGTACTTGGTAAAGATGAAATGAGCTGGTTCGTGTCCCATAATTACTGCTTGGAAAATGCTGATCAGCTTGTCAGGTTTGTCGCTAAAGACACACTGGATAAGATGGCTTCGAACATGACGCAACAAGAACCCACGGAGGGCTGGATCGGTCTGCGGCGCGGCCTGTACACAGCAGAGTGGTACTGGAAAAACGAGGACAATTTCCCATCCACTGTGAACTTCACTTACTGGGAGGATGGACAGCCTGAAAAACCTGAGAAAGGCTTGTGTGCCTCAGTTTCCCTGGACCCCAAAAAGAAATTCATGTGGAAGAGCGCACGCTGCTGTTCTAAAAAGAAACCTGTTTGCTATAACACCCCAAAATATCTCACTTACAGAGATACTGCAATACTGTGA